The genome window TAAAGTAAACAGTGTGGAAGAAGCCTTAGGGCTGGTGCATCAACAGGTGGAGAAGAATACCGACTTCATCAAAATCTGGTATGTAGCCGGAAGAGGAGTCAATCCTGAAGAATTTGAACCTATCGTCAAAGCCATTATTAACGAAAGCCACAAGCTTGGGAAAAAGGTCTATGTGCATGCCTACGAACTGGATGAAACTGTCAAAAGAGCATTGAAGGCAGGAGCAGATGTGCTGGTGCATAGTGTCCGCGACAAAAAAGTGGACGAAGAATTCCTCCGCCTGATGAAGAAAAACAAAGTCTCCTATATCCCTACCCTTTGGGTGTTTAACTCCTATCAGTCTGTATTTAAAAAGCAACTCGATCTCTTACCTGAAGAGCATTTGTTAGGAAATCCTGAAATCACAGGGAGCTTATTTGAAATGTACGAAACAGAGCCAGACAGGCTGCCTGAAAGAATTCTGAAAATGCAGGCCGATACGACAAAGGAAAAACCTTCTCCTGTCATTCTTGAAAACCTGAAAGCCGTTCAGCAGGCCGGAATTAATGTGGTGGCCGGAACGGATGCCGGTAACATTGGTGTTTTGCACGGACCCTCTCTTTTTCACGAATTTATGCTGATGAAACAGGCCGGACTTACTAACCGTGAAATACTTATATCTGCTACGCTTAATGCCGCACGCATGCTCGGACAGGAAAAACTGCTTGGCTCAGTAGAAGCCAGCAAACTGGCCGATCTCGTGGTTTTAAACGCCAATCCCCTCGATAATATCATGAATACCAGCAAGATTCACCTTGTGATAAAAGATGGCCATATTTTTTATCCTGATTCTATCCTGAGATACAGCCCGGAAGACCTTGCCCGCATTCAACTGAATGCCTACAACGAAAAAGATTTGGATGCCTTCCTGTCAGTCTATTCCGACAGCATCGAAATCTATAATTTTCCGGATGAGCTCAGGATAAAA of Sphingobacteriales bacterium contains these proteins:
- a CDS encoding amidohydrolase family protein, whose product is MKKAVLLSFISFWSILNLYGQQRVMIKDGTIITTSGKVNSFQADILIEGNKIVSVQPNMKIPDNSTVIDASGKYIIPGLTDAHIHFFQSGGLYTRPDAIDLRYKRSYEDEMKWIKANVDDLLMRYIRCGITTVVDLGGHMWNFDVRSHAAEKTLAPRVFLCGPLIASYQPAALTTDDPPIIKVNSVEEALGLVHQQVEKNTDFIKIWYVAGRGVNPEEFEPIVKAIINESHKLGKKVYVHAYELDETVKRALKAGADVLVHSVRDKKVDEEFLRLMKKNKVSYIPTLWVFNSYQSVFKKQLDLLPEEHLLGNPEITGSLFEMYETEPDRLPERILKMQADTTKEKPSPVILENLKAVQQAGINVVAGTDAGNIGVLHGPSLFHEFMLMKQAGLTNREILISATLNAARMLGQEKLLGSVEASKLADLVVLNANPLDNIMNTSKIHLVIKDGHIFYPDSILRYSPEDLARIQLNAYNEKDLDAFLSVYSDSIEIYNFPDELRIKGKEEMRKLYADFFSRAGNLHCQILDRISYKQYIFDKELINTDIPGRERFEGQAIYEIKEGKIVKVWFVK